A DNA window from Chiloscyllium plagiosum isolate BGI_BamShark_2017 chromosome 9, ASM401019v2, whole genome shotgun sequence contains the following coding sequences:
- the msh6 gene encoding DNA mismatch repair protein Msh6, with the protein MSRQSTLFSFFPKSPPLSASSSAAKASPEASCPSAKVKAQTSPRQNGTSVRAAKRCRAAAASPTVSPLFAGGERKAGKKQAAPGPPALGQACEFAPGDLVWAKLEGYPWWPSLVYNHPTAEEYLRGKGKSLRIHVQFFDDPPTRGWVSVKYVRSYTGPGCKEAQRGGIYFSGKPEIRRAVELADAAFPKSREKRLDLAVCTEPSEPEEEEEEMEVTDQSAASEEDKENNSEDEKVKGQRSRTTRSASTKTKRRRLVVESDSDAESSEEEFRPEQHDGSSEECSSGVDERELSEPDPETDPDSPVKTPFKRKRGGTARKKSASSSPSEVPKRAATAAVSSITKSRLSAFSTPETLECQSNSGGAGSPSPATTWDHEKLEWLKPGKRKDAKRRKEGEPEYDPSTLYVPDDFLCRCTPGMRRWWELKSQMFDTVIFYKVGKFYELYHMDAVTGVTELGLSFMKGSWAHSGFPEIAFGRFSDALVQKGYKVARVEQTETPEMMEARCKSLHHPTKFDRVVRREVCRVITKGTQTYSVLDGSAAESCSKYLLCLKEAAASTEPAGQACSYGVCFVDTSVGKFHVGQFVDDRHCSRLRTLLAHHPPVQVLFERGNPSAETRKILKGCLGSALQEGLQPASQFWDASKTLRVLAEEGYFSEVREPGVPLPDALRPMVSETDSLGLTPGEGYDLALSALGACIFYLKRCLVDQELLSMANFEEYTPVDVSADRTKGSPTCPAVGRQRLVLDGVTLTNLELLQNATTGTREGTLLEQLDHCCTYFGKRLLKQWLCAPLCQPVAIEDRLNAIEDLMAVPNTVAELVELLKKVPDLERLLSRIHSIGSPLKSKDHPDSRAVFYEETSYSKKKIADFLSSLEGFKVFQEVLQVVEPSMAAFRSRLLREVVNLKGSTAEGLFPDLSSELKRWDTAFDHQKARNTGVITPKAGFDPDYDQALADIKQTERELQEYLEAQRVRLCCRSMVYWGSGRNRYQLEVPENIADRRVPEDYELKSTKKGYKRYWTKAIEKLLDTMNNAEERRDSALQDCMRRLFYNFDKNYKNWQAAVDCMAVLDVLLSLTHYSQSGDGPMCRPVVMLVEDDTRPFLELRASRHPCVLKTFFGDFIPNDVFIGCTDVDDLDGGPSNNQASCLLVTGPNMGGKSTLMRQVGLLVILAQLGCYVPAESCKFNPVDRVFTRLGASDRIMSGESTFFVELSETSSILQHATPHSLVLLDELGRGTATYDGTAIASAVVKELAENIKCRTLFSTHYHSLVEDFSCSTAVSLGHMACMVENECEDPSQETITFLYKFIKGACPKSYGFNAARLANIPEEIIQKGHKKAKEFEKTTVSFRLFKEMCFLVEDPNINFLTLKPILQKIAEI; encoded by the exons ATGTCCCGGCAGAGCACTCTGTTCAGCTTCTTCCCTAAATCTCCGCCGCTCAGCGCCTCCTCCTCGGCGGCCAAGGCCAGCCCTGAAGCCTCCTGTCCCTCCGCTAAGGTTAAAGCCCAGACTTCCCCCCGGCAGAATGGCACCAGCGTCCGGGCGGCCAAGAGGTGCCGAGCTGCGGCTGCCTCCCCCACCGTCAGTCCGCTGTTCGCCGGCGGAGAGAGGAAAGCGGGCAAGAAGCAGGCGGCCCCCGGGCCTCCGGCTCTCGG CCAAGCTTGTGAATTTGCTCCCGGAGATCTGGTGTGGGCCAAACTGGAAGGGTATCCGTGGTGGCCAAGCCTGGTGTATAACCACCCAACTGCTGAGGAGTATCTCAGGGGCAAAGGGAAGTCTCTCCGTATTCATGTCCAGTTCTTTGATGATCCTCCAACAAGAGGCTGGGTTAGTGTGAAGTATGTCAGGTCGTACACAG GTCCGGGGTGTAAGGAGGCTCAGAGGGGTGGCATCTATTTCAGTGGGAAACCTGAAATCCGCAGGGCAGTGGAGCTCGCAGATGCTGCTTTTCCAAAATCGAGAGAGAAACGTTTGGATTTGGCCGTGTGTACTGAACCTTCCGAaccagaggaggaggaggaggaaatggAG GTGACTGACCAGTCGGCAGCGAGCGAGGAAGATAAAGAAAATAACAGTGAGGACGAGAAGGTGAAAGGGCAGAGGTCGAGGACCACACGATCGGCCAGCACCAAAACCAAGAGGCGGCGGCTGGTGGTGGAGTCGGACAGTGACGCGGAAAGCTCCGAGGAGGAGTTCAGGCCGGAGCAGCATGACGGGAGTAGTGAGGAATGCAGCAGCGGGGTCGACGAGAGGGAGCTCAGTGAGCCGGATCCTGAGACTGACCCCGATAGTCCAGTCAAGACACCATTCAAGCGGAAACGCGGAGGCACGGCCAGGAAGAAAAGCGCCTCCAGCTCCCCCTCAGAGGTGCCCAAGAGAGCGGCGACAGCAGCAGTGTCCTCAATCACCAAGTCCAGACTCTCGGCATTCTCCACTCCTGAGACCTTAGAGTGCCAGTCTAACAGCGGTGGAGCGGGCAGTCCCTCGCCAGCCACCACCTGGGACCACGAGAAGCTAGAGTGGTTAAAACCAGGCAAGAGGAAGGACGCTAAGAGACGAAAGGAGGGTGAGCCCGAATATGACCCGTCCACACTGTATGTCCCTGACGACTTCCTCTGCAGGTGCACCCCGGGCATGCGGCGGTGGTGGGAGCTGAAGTCCCAGATGTTTGACACCGTGATTTTCTACAAAGTCGGCAAGTTTTACGAGCTGTACCACATGGACGCCGTCACCGGCGTGACCGAGCTGGGCCTGTCATTCATGAAAGGCAGCTGGGCACACTCGGGCTTCCCCGAGATTGCCTTTGGCCGTTTCTCGGACGCCCTGGTTCAGAAGGGCTACAAGGTGGCGCGGGTGGAGCAGACAGAGACGCCCGAGATGATGGAGGCCCGCTGTAAGTCACTGCATCACCCGACCAAGTTTGACCGGGTGGTCCGGCGCGAGGTCTGCCGGGTCATCACCAAGGGCACGCAGACGTACAGCGTCCTGGACGGGAGCGCAGCAGAGAGCTGCAGCAAGTACCTGCTGTGCCTTAAGGAGGCAGCGGCGAGCACTGAGCCGGCTGGCCAGGCCTGCTCCTATGGAGTCTGCTTCGTCGACACATCCGTCGGCAAGTTCCATGTGGGCCAGTTCGTGGACGACCGGCACTGCTCCCGCCTGCGGACCCTGTTGGCACATCACCCCCCGGTGCAGGTGCTTTTCGAGAGGGGCAACCCGTCGGCGGAGACCAGGAAGATTCTGAAAGGCTGCCTGGGCTCGGCCTTGCAGGAAGGCCTGCAGCCTGCCTCCCAGTTCTGGGACGCCTCCAAAACCCTCCGAGTGCTGGCCGAGGAGGGCTATTTCAGCGAAGTGAGGGAGCCGGGGGTCCCTCTGCCTGACGCTCTGCGGCCGATGGTGTCCGAGACTGACTCTCTCGGCCTCACCCCGGGCGAAGGCTATGACCTGGCCCTCTCAGCCCTCGGCGCCTGTATCTTCTACCTCAAGCGGTGCCTCGTCGACCAGGAGCTGCTGTCGATGGCCAACTTCGAGGAGTACACTCCCGTGGATGTGTCTGCTGATCGCACGAAGGGGTCCCCTACCTGCCCCGCTGTGGGGCGGCAGCGCCTTGTACTGGATGGCGTCACCCTGACCAACCTAGAGCTGCTGCAGAATGCCACCACTGGCACCCGCGAGGGCACCCTGCTGGAGCAGCTGGACCACTGCTGCACTTACTTTGGCAAGCGGTTATTGAAGCAGTGGCTGTGTGCCCCACTGTGCCAGCCTGTCGCCATTGAGGACCGGCTCAATGCCATTGAGGATCTCATGGCTGTGCCCAACACTGTCGCAGAGCTCGTCGAGCTGCTGAAGAAGGTGCCCGACTTGGAGCGACTCCTGAGCCGCATCCACAGCATCGGGTCACCGCTGAAAAGCAAGGACCACCCCGACAGCCGCGCCGTGTTCTACGAAGAGACCAGCTACAGCAAGAAGAAAATCGCCGACTTCCTGTCTTCTCTGGAAGGTTTCAAAGTCTTCCAAGAGGTTCTACAGGTTGTCGAGCCGTCTATGGCTGCCTTCCGGTCTCGGTTACTCAGAGAGGTTGTCAATCTGAAAGGCAGCACTGCCGAAGGCCTCTTCCCCGATCTCTCCTCTGAGCTGAAGAGATGGGACACAGCTTTTGACCACCAGAAGGCAAGGAACACTGGAGTCATCACTCCAAAAGCTGGCTTTGACCCTGATTATGACCAGGCCCTTGCCGACATCAAACAGACGGAGCGGGAGCTGCAGGAATACCTGGAGGCGCAGCGTGTGAGGCTCTGCTGCCGCAGTATGGTTTACTGGGGCTCGGGCCGCAATCGCTATCAGCTGGAGGTTCCCGAAAACATCGCTGACCGCCGCGTGCCGGAGGACTATGAACTGAAGTCGACCAAAAAGGGCTACAAACGTTACTGGACTAAAGCGATCGAGAAGCTGCTGGATACGATGAACAATGCTGAGGAGAGGCGGGACAGTGCTCTTCAGGACTGCATGAGGAGGCTTTTCTACAACTTTGACAAGAATTACAAAAACTGGCAGGCAGCAGTTGACTGTATGGCTGTCCTTG ATGTTTTGTTGAGCCTAACACACTACAGTCAGAGTGGAGATGGGCCGATGTGCAGACCTGTCGTAATGCTTGTTGAAGATGACACGCGACCGTTCCTAGAGCTTCGAGCTTCGCGCCACCCATGTGTCTTAAAAACCTTTTTTGGGGATTTCATCCCGAATGACGTGTTCATTGGCTGCACGGACGTTGACGATTTGGACGGCGGTCCCAGTAACAACCAGGCTTCCTGCCTGCTTGTAACAGGCCCTAATATGGGAGGCAAATCTACACTCATGAGACAG GTTGGCCTCCTGGTCATCCTGGCACAACTGGGGTGCTACGTGCCTGCAGAGAGCTGCAAATTTAACCCCGTTGACAGAGTTTTCACACGTCTGGGAGCATCTGATAGAATCATGTCAG GTGAAAGCACCTTCTTTGTGGAACTCAGTGAGACCTCCAGTATCTTGCAACATGCAACTCCACATTCCCTTGTGCTTCTGGATGAATTGG GCCGTGGTACAGCAACATATGACGGCACTGCGATTGCTAGTGCAGTAGTGAAGGAGCTTGCTGAAAATATCAAGTGCCGCACTTTGTTTTCTACACACTACCATTCCCTTGTGGAAGATTTCTCTTGCTCCACAGCAGTCAGTTTAGGACATATG GCCTGCATGGTTGAGAATGAGTGCGAAGATCCAAGTCAAGAAACGATCACGTTTCTATATAAATTTATCAAAGGAGCTTGTCCGAAAAGTTATGGATTTAATGCAGCAAGACTTGCAAACATTCCTGAGGAAATTATCCAGAAAGGTCACAAGAAAGCTAAAGAATTTGAGAAGACTACAGTTTCCTTCCGACTTTTCAA AGAGATGTGCTTTTTGGTTGAAGACCCAAATATTAACTTCCTTACCCTAAAGCCAATACTGCAGAAGATTGCTGAAATCTGA